In Sandaracinaceae bacterium, the following proteins share a genomic window:
- a CDS encoding DUF839 domain-containing protein gives MKRNKILTVSLLALLAGCAADGVDGMNGSNGTNGTDGMDGMDGDPGQNGQPGQNGTNGTNGTDGEDGDDGQNLTAAPRLIRLATTPLGAELTGMEKTDNGDFFFNIQHPSSSLPGAEANAAVGAWVGVDIDHLDPRMESLPVPDATSAFAQTTQVALGTYQVLGRHGDTFAGALPFGFGNIPSADGTAGIIQSNDPDFNGFVPTNFDGTEGYLFTAWEDRPGGMTRLAVTRETDGSWTVSNAINVDFSDVNGTIINCFGSVSPWGTPLTSEENYEAENTVRWNDASYSSGYPNYADVQRIQQYLGGTFPNPYDYGYIVEITAPTSATPVPVKHFAMGRVAHENPIVMPDRRTVYLTDDGSNKGFFKFVADVAGDLSAGTLYAARVWQDATRDSARAGFDIEWIRLGHATNAEIEAWIREYDGIDAGDFMAGQTSYITDAEVAAWAAGTAPDDRVAFLETLRAAGAVGASVEFNKMEGININYAGAASGAVPFMYVAMADVTGAMTDNVGDIRITTNRCGIVYRIGLTATYDVIRMDPVVVGGAYDSAAMPDRCDVDGIAQPDNVTVLNDGRVLIGEDTSNHANNMLWIYNPRGE, from the coding sequence ATGAAGCGAAACAAGATCCTGACCGTGTCGCTGCTGGCGCTGCTCGCCGGCTGCGCGGCAGACGGTGTGGACGGCATGAACGGCAGCAACGGTACCAACGGTACCGATGGCATGGATGGGATGGACGGCGACCCGGGTCAGAACGGTCAGCCGGGTCAGAACGGCACCAACGGCACCAACGGCACCGACGGTGAAGATGGCGATGACGGCCAGAACCTCACGGCCGCCCCCCGGCTCATCCGCCTCGCCACCACCCCGCTCGGCGCGGAGCTGACGGGCATGGAGAAGACCGACAACGGAGACTTCTTCTTCAACATCCAGCACCCCTCGAGCTCGCTCCCCGGCGCCGAGGCCAATGCGGCCGTGGGCGCGTGGGTGGGCGTGGACATCGACCACCTGGACCCGCGCATGGAGTCCCTGCCGGTGCCCGATGCCACCTCGGCATTTGCGCAGACCACGCAGGTGGCCCTCGGCACCTACCAGGTGCTCGGCCGCCACGGGGACACGTTCGCCGGCGCCCTGCCCTTCGGCTTCGGCAACATCCCGAGCGCAGACGGGACCGCGGGCATCATCCAGAGCAACGACCCCGACTTCAACGGCTTCGTCCCCACCAACTTCGATGGCACGGAGGGGTACCTCTTCACGGCGTGGGAAGACCGCCCGGGCGGCATGACGCGCCTGGCCGTCACGCGTGAGACGGACGGCTCGTGGACCGTGAGCAACGCCATCAACGTGGACTTCAGCGACGTGAACGGCACCATCATCAACTGCTTCGGCAGCGTCTCGCCCTGGGGCACGCCGCTCACCTCCGAAGAGAACTACGAGGCCGAGAACACGGTGCGCTGGAACGACGCCAGCTACAGCAGCGGCTACCCGAACTACGCCGACGTGCAGCGCATCCAGCAGTACCTGGGCGGCACGTTCCCCAACCCCTACGACTACGGATACATCGTGGAGATCACGGCGCCGACGTCGGCGACGCCCGTGCCGGTGAAGCACTTCGCCATGGGCCGCGTGGCGCACGAGAATCCCATCGTCATGCCCGACCGCCGCACCGTCTACCTGACCGATGACGGCAGCAACAAGGGCTTCTTCAAGTTCGTGGCCGACGTGGCCGGCGACCTGAGCGCGGGCACGCTGTACGCGGCGCGCGTCTGGCAGGACGCCACGCGTGACTCGGCGCGCGCCGGCTTCGACATCGAGTGGATTCGCCTGGGTCACGCCACCAACGCGGAGATCGAGGCCTGGATCCGCGAGTACGACGGTATCGACGCGGGCGACTTCATGGCCGGCCAGACCAGCTACATCACCGACGCCGAGGTGGCCGCCTGGGCCGCCGGCACCGCGCCCGACGACCGCGTGGCCTTCCTCGAGACGCTGCGCGCGGCTGGCGCCGTGGGCGCCTCGGTGGAGTTCAACAAGATGGAGGGCATCAACATCAACTACGCCGGCGCGGCGTCGGGCGCGGTCCCGTTCATGTACGTGGCGATGGCCGACGTGACCGGCGCCATGACCGACAACGTGGGTGACATCCGCATCACGACGAACCGCTGCGGCATCGTCTACCGCATCGGCCTGACCGCCACCTACGACGTGATCCGCATGGACCCCGTGGTGGTGGGCGGCGCGTACGACTCCGCGGCCATGCCGGACCGCTGCGACGTGGACGGCATCGCGCAGCCCGACAACGTCACCGTGCTGAACGACGGGCGCGTGCTGATCGGTGAGGACACGTCCAACCACGCCAACAACATGCTCTGGATCTACAACCCGCGCGGCGAGTGA
- a CDS encoding N-acetyltransferase translates to MVRYRSPAPLSASHRTERYVCRSEEQTHWLKQRARQSTSANSTRVFVVTDHESEDVLAYYAWCMASLALQDTPARARQGAGRYPQPVALLARLGVHVDHEGRGLGAGLLADSIARLVSLSDAIGCRGLLIHAESQQAREFYLHLVPELMPSPSDELHLLLLMKDARRTLLA, encoded by the coding sequence ATGGTGCGCTATCGCTCTCCTGCCCCGCTGAGCGCGTCCCATCGCACGGAACGCTACGTGTGTCGCTCCGAAGAGCAGACCCATTGGCTGAAGCAGCGCGCACGACAGTCCACGAGCGCGAATTCGACGCGCGTGTTCGTGGTCACGGACCACGAGTCGGAGGACGTGCTCGCCTACTACGCCTGGTGCATGGCGAGCCTCGCGCTGCAGGACACGCCTGCGCGAGCGCGGCAGGGAGCTGGCCGGTATCCGCAACCGGTCGCGTTGCTGGCTCGACTCGGAGTTCACGTCGACCACGAAGGGCGCGGACTCGGGGCGGGCCTGCTCGCCGACAGCATCGCGCGCCTCGTGAGCCTCAGTGACGCCATCGGGTGTCGCGGCCTGCTCATCCACGCCGAGAGCCAGCAGGCGCGGGAGTTCTACCTGCACCTGGTGCCGGAGCTGATGCCGAGCCCGTCCGACGAGCTGCACCTCCTGCTCTTGATGAAGGACGCTCGCCGCACGCTCCTGGCGTGA